The Xanthomonas fragariae genome has a segment encoding these proteins:
- the ppa gene encoding inorganic diphosphatase: MGLELVTSGKNLPEEINVVIEIPKDSEPVKYEVDKASGAIFVDRILSTPMRYPCNYGYVPNTLCGDGDPADVLVVLPLPLVPGSVVRCRPVGVLRMSDEAGSDEKILAVPIEKIFSGYAHIEDIDQVSSHWMERIGHFFEHYKDLEKGKWVKLDGWGGAVEAKRILVESVERYNSDAP, encoded by the coding sequence ATGGGCCTTGAACTGGTCACCTCTGGCAAAAATCTGCCGGAAGAAATCAACGTCGTCATCGAGATCCCGAAGGATTCCGAGCCGGTCAAGTACGAAGTGGACAAGGCCAGCGGCGCGATTTTCGTCGACCGCATCCTGTCGACCCCAATGCGCTATCCCTGCAATTACGGTTACGTGCCCAACACCCTGTGCGGCGACGGCGACCCGGCCGATGTGCTGGTGGTGTTGCCGCTGCCGCTGGTTCCGGGCTCGGTGGTGCGTTGCCGTCCGGTGGGCGTGCTGCGTATGAGCGACGAGGCCGGCAGCGACGAAAAGATCCTAGCCGTCCCGATCGAGAAGATTTTCTCCGGCTACGCGCACATCGAAGACATCGACCAGGTGTCCAGCCACTGGATGGAACGCATTGGCCATTTCTTCGAGCATTACAAAGATTTGGAGAAGGGCAAGTGGGTCAAGCTGGACGGTTGGGGCGGCGCGGTCGAGGCCAAGCGCATTCTGGTGGAGTCGGTAGAGCGCTACAATTCCGACGCCCCCTGA
- a CDS encoding HDOD domain-containing protein, translated as MSVTGDSWGSVLRILFVGDEASLPSDLVDYVADLGDQWQAQQVADGNSAIEATALSPFDAVIVAPVLPDLTAATLLGQIRTLRPDTIRIALIDGQDGQRTPPARIIGVAHRFLPMPLAPEVLLEAVTSLEELRDLLSNPRLRAAIGRIEKLPSPPHLYLSLMHALEEDDGADAADIAKLIAGDPAIAAKVLQLCNSAFFSGGRSITDLRTAVTRLGVSTLRDLVLASEVFSVQSLAPVERSAMQRRALLSSRLAARILQPTSAELGSTAALLADIGLLLPGVRDERGPPPEGGDERPGHTEAGAYLLGLWGLPMPIIEAVAFYRNPQRSSLRSFWVTGAVHVATALASGETVDEEYLNKVGVIARLPVWREQADTLLGLADA; from the coding sequence GTGTCTGTCACCGGTGACTCTTGGGGAAGTGTCTTGCGTATTCTGTTTGTTGGGGACGAAGCAAGTCTTCCGTCCGACCTTGTCGACTATGTTGCCGATCTCGGCGACCAGTGGCAGGCACAGCAGGTGGCCGACGGAAATTCGGCGATTGAAGCTACCGCACTGTCGCCGTTCGATGCGGTCATCGTTGCACCCGTGTTGCCGGACCTCACTGCCGCCACATTGCTGGGACAGATTCGCACGCTGCGCCCGGACACCATCCGCATCGCCTTGATCGATGGGCAAGACGGCCAGCGCACGCCGCCGGCACGCATCATCGGCGTGGCGCATCGCTTCCTGCCGATGCCGTTGGCGCCGGAAGTGCTGCTCGAAGCGGTCACCAGCCTGGAAGAATTGCGCGATCTGCTCAGCAACCCGCGTCTGCGCGCAGCGATCGGGCGTATCGAAAAACTGCCGTCGCCACCACACCTTTATCTGAGTTTGATGCACGCGCTGGAAGAAGACGATGGCGCCGATGCGGCGGATATTGCCAAACTGATCGCCGGCGACCCGGCGATCGCGGCCAAGGTGTTGCAGCTGTGCAATTCGGCCTTCTTTTCCGGCGGCCGCAGCATCACCGATCTACGCACGGCAGTGACCCGCCTGGGCGTGTCGACATTGCGAGATCTGGTGCTGGCCAGCGAAGTATTCTCGGTGCAGAGCCTCGCTCCGGTCGAGCGCAGCGCAATGCAGCGCCGCGCCCTGCTTTCCTCGCGCTTGGCGGCCAGGATACTGCAGCCAACCAGCGCAGAACTCGGCTCCACCGCAGCGCTTCTGGCCGATATCGGCTTGTTGCTGCCTGGCGTTCGTGACGAGCGCGGACCGCCGCCGGAAGGCGGCGACGAGCGCCCGGGTCACACCGAAGCCGGTGCGTACCTGCTCGGTCTATGGGGCCTGCCGATGCCGATCATCGAAGCGGTGGCCTTCTATCGCAACCCGCAGCGCTCCAGCCTGCGCAGCTTCTGGGTGACCGGCGCTGTGCATGTTGCAACGGCACTGGCCAGCGGCGAAACCGTGGACGAAGAGTATCTGAACAAGGTCGGCGTCATCGCCCGCTTGCCGGTCTGGCGCGAGCAGGCTGATACGTTATTGGGGCTTGCCGACGCGTGA
- a CDS encoding TonB-dependent receptor plug domain-containing protein → MNLRTSAVRLGLLPAGIAIALTPAFAANAQEQSAPSTTTLDRIEITGSRIRSVDVETAQPVFTVTQQDIQKSGLVSVGDILQNLSIAGTQTYSKAAVLTSDPEQGGQYINLYNLGENRTLVLVNGKRWTSSLSGLSDMSTIPSALIERIEVLKDGASAIYGSDAVAGVVNIILRKNYEGAEASAYFGQNGRGDGSKEQYSFTAGTTNERSSLVFGVNYTQEDPVWAKDRALTRYSAGPNHIEDSLSATGPWGRFNDPRAVGTPGAGNYLDADGNVVGAGAGAWSPNQWVLNHTGSFDGKGVGADSRDLSNYHVGAGVDDYYNTVNQMMLQQSSKNKSIFTSGSYNITDSITFKSTAMYSERDSNRQIAGYPLQAASQPQFPVAISGSSYYNPVGQDINSWFRRIVELPRTTESNVKSTHLDAALEGVLDVGSHGWNWDVGFNYNKYDVTQVSRGNINLLALQKAIGPSFLNAQGQVQCGTAASPLPLGTSNALGQCTPFNVLGGPSASTPNALQYINALGQSTQQSLSKQWTANITGGLFDLPAGELGFAAGFEHREISGYDYPDQLSSAGYTTDLAAQATEGSYQTNEAYLEFLIPVLKDLPGAKQLSFDVAARYSNYSRFGDTTNSKFSFTWKPIDDLLVRGTYGTGFRAPTLADTFGGGSQTFDTFTDPCDATFGSLGNSGVAARCAGEGLPADFHQTDSAGNPVTRRDVQGNAPFNSGVGNAELEPERSITRTVGMVYSPHWVQGLDFSLDWYRISISNIITLLSANDVLNNCYLNNVASYCADYGRDAVTGQVTTLSRGNVNLGRLETEGYNFGVRYRLPEMGIGKFAVNLDTNYLTTYKSQAESGAEWQNDAGYWNFPRVRATLGVDWSRDSLSASWDLRYYGGFRDYCWDAAAGIECNDPNYQTSNPAWGGGNGANKKGSISYQDASVSWQAPWDGSVTIGARNVWNKKPPITYSITNSSTAAIDPMLDYDRFLFVQYNQRF, encoded by the coding sequence ATGAACCTTCGCACTTCCGCAGTGCGGCTGGGCCTGTTGCCCGCCGGTATTGCGATCGCGTTGACGCCGGCATTTGCTGCCAATGCACAAGAGCAGTCCGCACCGTCTACCACGACGTTGGACCGCATTGAAATTACCGGCTCGCGCATCCGCTCGGTCGACGTGGAAACCGCACAGCCGGTGTTTACCGTCACCCAGCAGGACATTCAGAAGTCGGGCCTTGTCAGCGTTGGCGACATCCTCCAGAACTTGTCGATTGCTGGTACGCAGACCTACAGCAAGGCAGCAGTGCTGACCTCCGATCCGGAACAGGGTGGCCAGTACATCAACCTGTATAACCTCGGTGAGAACCGTACCCTGGTGCTGGTGAACGGCAAGCGTTGGACCAGCAGCCTGTCTGGCCTGAGCGACATGTCCACGATTCCGAGCGCGCTGATCGAGCGCATCGAAGTCTTGAAGGACGGCGCTTCGGCGATCTATGGTTCCGACGCAGTGGCCGGTGTGGTCAATATCATTCTGCGCAAGAACTATGAAGGTGCAGAAGCGTCGGCGTACTTCGGTCAGAACGGTCGTGGCGACGGTTCCAAGGAGCAGTATTCCTTCACCGCCGGTACCACCAACGAGCGTTCGTCGCTGGTGTTTGGCGTCAACTACACCCAGGAAGATCCGGTGTGGGCCAAGGATCGCGCGCTGACCCGTTACTCGGCTGGCCCGAACCATATCGAAGACAGCTTGAGCGCAACCGGCCCGTGGGGTCGTTTTAACGATCCGCGTGCAGTGGGAACGCCGGGCGCGGGCAACTATCTCGACGCCGACGGCAATGTGGTTGGTGCTGGCGCGGGCGCATGGTCGCCCAATCAGTGGGTGCTGAACCACACGGGTTCGTTTGATGGCAAGGGCGTTGGCGCCGATTCGCGCGACCTCTCCAACTATCACGTTGGCGCGGGCGTGGACGACTACTACAACACCGTCAACCAGATGATGTTGCAGCAGTCCAGCAAGAACAAGTCGATCTTCACAAGCGGCAGCTACAACATCACCGACAGCATCACCTTCAAGTCGACGGCGATGTATTCCGAGCGCGATTCAAACCGTCAGATTGCCGGCTATCCTCTGCAGGCCGCATCGCAGCCGCAGTTCCCGGTGGCGATCAGCGGTAGCAGCTACTACAACCCGGTCGGCCAGGACATCAACAGCTGGTTTCGCCGTATCGTCGAGTTGCCGCGTACCACCGAGAGCAACGTCAAGTCCACCCACCTCGATGCAGCGCTGGAAGGCGTGCTCGATGTCGGCAGCCACGGCTGGAACTGGGACGTCGGCTTCAACTACAACAAATACGACGTGACCCAGGTCTCGCGGGGCAACATCAACCTGTTGGCGTTGCAGAAGGCGATCGGTCCGTCGTTCCTCAACGCGCAGGGTCAGGTGCAGTGCGGTACTGCTGCCAGCCCGCTACCGCTGGGCACCAGCAATGCGCTGGGCCAGTGCACCCCGTTCAACGTCCTGGGCGGCCCATCGGCCTCCACCCCGAATGCGCTGCAGTACATCAATGCATTGGGTCAGTCGACGCAGCAGAGCCTGAGCAAGCAGTGGACCGCCAACATCACCGGCGGCCTGTTCGACTTGCCGGCAGGTGAGCTGGGTTTCGCTGCAGGTTTCGAACACCGCGAGATCAGCGGTTACGACTACCCGGATCAGCTGTCCAGCGCCGGTTACACCACCGATCTGGCCGCGCAGGCAACCGAAGGTAGCTACCAGACCAACGAAGCCTATCTGGAGTTCTTGATTCCGGTACTGAAGGATCTGCCGGGCGCCAAGCAACTGTCGTTCGACGTCGCTGCACGCTACAGCAACTACAGCCGCTTCGGCGACACCACCAACAGCAAGTTCAGCTTCACCTGGAAGCCGATCGACGACCTGCTGGTGCGTGGTACCTACGGCACCGGCTTCCGGGCGCCGACGCTGGCCGACACCTTCGGTGGTGGCTCGCAGACGTTCGACACCTTCACCGATCCGTGCGATGCAACCTTCGGTTCGTTGGGTAACAGCGGGGTGGCAGCACGCTGCGCTGGCGAAGGCCTGCCGGCTGACTTCCATCAGACCGATAGTGCTGGCAACCCGGTGACCCGTCGCGATGTACAGGGCAATGCGCCCTTCAACTCTGGCGTCGGCAATGCCGAGCTGGAGCCAGAACGCAGCATTACCCGCACCGTCGGCATGGTCTATAGCCCGCACTGGGTGCAGGGTCTGGACTTCTCGCTGGATTGGTACCGGATCTCGATCTCCAACATCATCACGCTGCTGTCGGCCAACGATGTGTTGAACAATTGCTACCTAAACAATGTGGCAAGCTACTGCGCCGACTACGGTCGCGATGCGGTGACCGGTCAGGTCACGACGCTGAGCCGTGGCAACGTCAACCTGGGTCGTCTGGAAACCGAAGGCTATAACTTCGGAGTGCGTTACCGTTTGCCGGAAATGGGTATCGGCAAGTTCGCCGTTAACCTCGACACCAACTATCTGACGACCTACAAGTCTCAGGCCGAGTCTGGTGCCGAGTGGCAGAACGATGCCGGTTACTGGAACTTCCCGCGCGTGCGTGCAACGCTGGGTGTTGATTGGTCGCGTGATTCGCTGTCGGCCAGCTGGGACCTGCGTTACTACGGTGGCTTCCGTGACTACTGCTGGGATGCTGCGGCTGGTATCGAGTGCAACGACCCCAACTACCAGACGTCCAACCCGGCATGGGGCGGCGGTAACGGAGCCAACAAGAAGGGCTCGATCTCCTATCAGGACGCCTCTGTCAGCTGGCAGGCTCCGTGGGACGGCAGCGTGACCATCGGCGCACGCAACGTGTGGAACAAGAAGCCGCCGATCACCTACTCGATCACCAACAGCAGCACCGCTGCGATCGATCCGATGCTCGATTACGACCGCTTCCTGTTCGTGCAGTACAACCAGCGTTTCTGA